In one window of Sinorhizobium chiapasense DNA:
- a CDS encoding LysR family transcriptional regulator, which yields MKVENWEDLRLFLHVAEQGGLAGAAEKTGISAPTIGRRMLALERATGRALFVRARTGYELAPDGQILLDRVRAMHQAAQDIVDWHETVHSMPIVRLLSDNTLSCFTAIGLRHLWTPHDAFRVCFKTTEAAIDLTHREVDIGLAAERPQLGNVAVRRSVAVAYAPYCAQGFDHRRHCNWVSLGTDVANQPWKRWAFEQPGRYITNWVNSPRMMFDLVKAGAGIGVMPCFIGDSDPGFVRAGRVIDELGHDLWIVLHGDERGREAVRTVADRLSALLAANASLFSGSNGRDPL from the coding sequence ATGAAAGTCGAAAACTGGGAAGATCTCCGTCTCTTTTTGCACGTCGCCGAGCAAGGCGGGCTTGCGGGTGCTGCCGAGAAGACCGGAATCAGCGCGCCGACCATCGGGCGACGGATGCTGGCGCTGGAACGTGCCACGGGACGAGCGCTGTTCGTCAGGGCGCGGACGGGATACGAGCTCGCACCGGACGGGCAGATATTGCTGGACCGCGTGAGGGCGATGCACCAGGCGGCGCAGGACATCGTCGATTGGCACGAGACGGTGCATTCGATGCCGATCGTACGGCTTCTCTCGGACAACACGTTGTCATGCTTCACGGCAATAGGCCTTCGGCACCTCTGGACGCCGCACGATGCTTTTCGCGTTTGCTTCAAGACAACTGAGGCCGCGATCGACCTGACGCACCGCGAGGTTGACATTGGGCTCGCCGCGGAGCGGCCGCAGTTGGGCAACGTCGCCGTCCGGCGTTCCGTCGCCGTCGCCTACGCGCCCTACTGCGCCCAAGGTTTCGACCACCGGCGCCATTGCAACTGGGTCTCGCTGGGTACGGACGTCGCCAACCAGCCGTGGAAGCGGTGGGCATTCGAACAGCCGGGCCGGTACATCACGAACTGGGTGAACTCACCGCGGATGATGTTCGATCTGGTGAAGGCGGGAGCGGGCATCGGGGTCATGCCATGTTTCATCGGCGATAGCGATCCAGGCTTCGTCCGGGCGGGGCGGGTGATCGATGAACTCGGCCATGATCTATGGATCGTGCTGCATGGCGACGAGCGGGGTCGGGAAGCCGTGCGCACGGTCGCAGACCGGCTTTCGGCGCTGCTCGCAGCGAATGCCTCGCTTTTTTCAGGATCGAATGGGCGCGATCCGCTGTGA
- a CDS encoding YihY/virulence factor BrkB family protein has translation MGANEIDLAERLAAAEPGRGRDAATPREIPAKGLRDVFWRVVSEIAEERIVLIAAGVSFYLLLALFPALAGLVSIYGLVADPSAIGTHMGVLEALLPPGSYDLIADQLQTLTTQKASTLGLSFLVSLLVSLWSAANGMAALFDAMNVAYGEREKRGILSRTLLCLGFTFAALLFAVALIVAIGVVPAVLAYLWLDRWVEVLTKAARWPAILLLATIGTVLIYRFGPSRERAKLRWLNWGAVFSTLLWLAASWIFSFYLEHFANYNATYGALGALAGLMMWVWISVIILIVGALLNAELEHQTAVDSTTGKPLPMGQRGASVADTIGKAVD, from the coding sequence ATGGGTGCGAACGAAATCGATCTTGCCGAAAGGCTGGCGGCCGCGGAGCCGGGGAGGGGGCGGGATGCCGCCACGCCGAGGGAAATACCTGCGAAGGGGCTGCGGGACGTCTTCTGGCGAGTGGTATCCGAAATCGCCGAGGAGCGGATCGTTCTGATCGCGGCCGGGGTGAGTTTTTATCTTCTGCTGGCACTGTTTCCTGCGCTGGCTGGCCTGGTTTCGATCTACGGGCTCGTCGCGGATCCATCTGCAATCGGCACGCACATGGGCGTCCTGGAAGCGTTGCTGCCGCCCGGATCCTACGACCTGATCGCGGATCAGTTGCAGACCCTGACAACGCAGAAGGCGTCGACGCTCGGCCTCAGCTTCTTGGTGAGCCTGCTCGTTTCCTTGTGGAGCGCCGCCAATGGCATGGCAGCGCTCTTCGACGCGATGAATGTCGCATATGGAGAAAGAGAAAAGAGAGGCATTCTGTCGAGAACCCTCCTGTGTCTTGGATTCACCTTTGCAGCGCTGCTGTTTGCAGTGGCGCTGATCGTGGCGATCGGCGTCGTTCCGGCCGTGCTTGCCTATTTGTGGCTCGATCGTTGGGTGGAGGTTTTGACCAAGGCGGCCAGGTGGCCGGCTATTCTGCTGCTTGCCACGATCGGCACGGTCCTGATTTATCGATTTGGGCCGAGCCGGGAACGCGCGAAACTCAGATGGCTGAACTGGGGCGCGGTATTCAGCACATTGCTATGGCTCGCTGCCTCCTGGATCTTTTCCTTCTATCTGGAACACTTCGCCAACTACAACGCCACCTATGGCGCCCTCGGCGCCCTTGCCGGCCTCATGATGTGGGTCTGGATCTCGGTGATCATCCTCATCGTGGGTGCGCTCCTTAATGCCGAACTCGAACACCAGACGGCGGTGGACTCCACGACAGGAAAACCACTGCCGATGGGCCAACGCGGCGCCAGCGTGGCCGACACGATCGGGAAAGCCGTCGATTGA
- a CDS encoding Tll0287-like domain-containing protein — protein MEALVALARNCIFTVLCGCMLLSPSVAAEEAADVATGERLAELLRAARSVLSNYQSLINDPTVGDKHLDGARFTAEATALYAKRTGHPLITDGLAERDRKLLQAQVEAMREVVDEEQDDINRPGIGFKGFVPAVFARLMNEKFAAKVGNEALVRVTAPEVLVRNRKSLPDAWETRVITEVFSKPQKPKGEAHTEVTKVNGRPAFRMLLPEYYTESCLSCHGSPKGEIDITGYPKEGGKAGDLGGAISIVLFK, from the coding sequence ATGGAAGCCCTTGTAGCTTTGGCGCGAAACTGCATTTTCACCGTATTGTGCGGTTGCATGCTCCTGTCGCCTTCGGTGGCGGCCGAAGAGGCCGCTGATGTGGCGACCGGCGAGCGGCTCGCCGAATTGTTGAGGGCGGCCCGAAGCGTCCTTTCGAATTATCAGTCGCTCATCAATGATCCGACCGTCGGCGACAAACATCTCGATGGCGCGCGCTTCACGGCAGAGGCGACTGCTCTCTATGCCAAACGCACCGGCCATCCGTTGATCACCGATGGTCTGGCCGAGCGCGACCGCAAACTGCTGCAGGCGCAGGTCGAGGCCATGCGCGAGGTCGTCGACGAAGAGCAGGACGACATCAACCGCCCCGGAATCGGGTTCAAGGGTTTTGTGCCGGCTGTTTTCGCGCGCCTGATGAACGAGAAATTCGCCGCCAAGGTCGGAAACGAGGCGCTCGTCCGCGTGACCGCGCCGGAAGTCCTGGTGCGTAACCGCAAGTCGCTTCCGGATGCCTGGGAGACCCGGGTCATCACTGAAGTCTTCTCGAAGCCGCAGAAGCCGAAGGGTGAGGCCCATACGGAAGTGACGAAGGTAAACGGGCGTCCTGCCTTCCGGATGCTGTTGCCGGAATATTACACGGAGTCCTGTCTTTCCTGTCACGGTTCGCCCAAGGGCGAGATCGACATCACCGGCTACCCTAAGGAAGGGGGAAAAGCGGGTGATCTGGGCGGTGCTATCAGCATCGTCCTGTTCAAATGA
- a CDS encoding sugar phosphate isomerase/epimerase family protein, whose amino-acid sequence MLLSNAPCSWGIFYPDSPRVRALQYLDEVAAAGYRGTELGPYGFLPTDAAALQDALAGRGLELVGTVHVHTFSDTLSGPQLLADAERIGTLLHALGARTFTLMDEGNVYPPHAVGRLDDAQWRAMTDMLRDAKALLLERFNITLAFHPHVATAVEFEEQIDRLLQDTEIELCFDTGHHAFWNQDPLAYMGKVWERIGSMHLKNVDAGVRRRMLAGDLTVRDAFEAGAMCPLPDGVVDIAAVVRMLRERRFAGPVVVEQDYFEVMSESPAELARRNAEFLKPLI is encoded by the coding sequence ATGCTCCTGTCCAACGCCCCGTGTTCCTGGGGCATCTTCTATCCCGACAGTCCGCGCGTACGCGCCCTGCAATATCTCGATGAGGTCGCCGCGGCCGGCTACCGGGGCACCGAGCTCGGCCCCTACGGTTTCCTGCCCACCGATGCTGCAGCGCTGCAGGACGCGCTGGCCGGCCGGGGTCTTGAACTCGTCGGCACGGTGCACGTGCATACCTTCTCGGATACTCTGAGCGGCCCGCAGCTGCTTGCGGATGCGGAGAGGATCGGCACGCTGCTTCATGCCCTCGGCGCCCGCACCTTTACGCTCATGGACGAGGGCAACGTCTATCCGCCGCATGCGGTCGGCCGACTGGACGACGCGCAGTGGCGGGCGATGACAGACATGCTGCGGGACGCGAAGGCGCTGCTCCTCGAAAGATTCAACATCACCCTCGCCTTCCATCCGCATGTTGCAACGGCGGTGGAGTTCGAAGAGCAGATCGACCGCCTGCTCCAGGATACGGAAATCGAGCTCTGCTTCGATACGGGTCATCACGCCTTCTGGAATCAGGACCCGCTCGCCTACATGGGCAAGGTCTGGGAGCGCATCGGCTCAATGCACCTGAAGAATGTCGACGCCGGCGTCCGCCGCCGCATGCTCGCCGGAGACCTGACCGTGCGCGATGCCTTCGAGGCGGGCGCCATGTGTCCTCTTCCGGACGGCGTTGTCGATATCGCAGCGGTGGTGCGGATGCTCAGGGAGCGCCGCTTCGCCGGTCCCGTGGTCGTCGAACAGGACTATTTCGAGGTCATGAGCGAGAGCCCCGCCGAGCTCGCAAGGCGCAACGCCGAATTCCTGAAACCACTTATCTAG
- a CDS encoding Gfo/Idh/MocA family protein: MQISVGLIGLGEVAQLMHLPLLADHPGFRITGVCDVSPMLVEAMGARYGASLRTTRVEEMLAAADIDTVFILAPDYLHSELLAKAIEANKHVFIEKPVCLTRRELLPLIERNRNNPKTIFVGYMRRYARPFLELKKRMPPAEEIRHVRIRDLIRESRFFVDQTRHIVRAMDVSAATIAEGRARTQALLREVMGADRPDNAVRAYQVLSGLSSHSFSAMRELLGPPKGVAAARQSGGESLVALFDYGHFTAVYEAVIHDVARFDSGIEVLTQNRQYKINYDTPYIRNLPTRLEITSSTDTETGTEVIGPFYEDAFRVELGAFHDCVTQGTRPKTDLEDSLADLDLFAEVGRHF, from the coding sequence ATGCAGATTTCTGTCGGCCTGATCGGTCTGGGCGAGGTCGCCCAGCTCATGCATCTTCCCCTCCTCGCGGATCATCCCGGCTTCCGGATCACCGGCGTCTGCGACGTCTCGCCGATGCTCGTCGAGGCGATGGGCGCGCGCTACGGTGCTTCTCTTCGCACCACCCGCGTCGAGGAAATGCTCGCGGCAGCGGATATCGATACCGTGTTCATCCTCGCGCCGGACTACCTGCATTCGGAGCTTCTCGCCAAGGCGATCGAAGCGAACAAGCACGTCTTCATCGAAAAGCCGGTCTGCCTCACGCGACGCGAGCTGCTGCCGCTCATCGAGCGCAACAGAAACAATCCGAAGACCATCTTCGTCGGCTACATGCGCCGCTACGCCCGGCCGTTTCTGGAACTCAAGAAGCGCATGCCTCCCGCGGAAGAGATCCGCCATGTGCGCATCCGCGACCTGATCCGCGAGTCGCGCTTCTTCGTCGACCAGACGCGGCATATCGTGCGTGCCATGGACGTTTCAGCGGCCACCATTGCCGAAGGCCGCGCGAGGACGCAGGCTCTTCTCAGGGAAGTGATGGGCGCGGATCGTCCTGATAATGCGGTGCGCGCCTATCAGGTCTTGAGCGGGTTGTCCTCGCACAGCTTTTCCGCCATGCGTGAGCTCCTGGGCCCGCCGAAGGGCGTGGCGGCGGCGCGGCAATCGGGCGGGGAGTCGCTGGTGGCCCTCTTCGACTACGGTCACTTCACCGCGGTCTACGAGGCGGTGATCCACGACGTCGCCCGCTTCGATTCCGGCATCGAGGTGCTGACCCAGAACCGGCAGTACAAGATCAACTACGACACACCCTATATCCGCAACCTGCCGACCCGGCTCGAAATCACCAGCTCCACCGACACAGAAACCGGCACGGAGGTCATCGGGCCATTCTACGAGGATGCCTTCCGGGTGGAACTCGGCGCCTTCCACGACTGCGTGACGCAAGGGACACGCCCAAAGACCGACCTCGAGGATTCACTCGCCGACCTTGACCTCTTCGCCGAGGTCGGGCGGCATTTCTGA
- a CDS encoding ABC transporter ATP-binding protein, with translation MASIRFKSIGKKFGEFVAVSDLNLEMHDGEFVCLLGPSGCGKTTTLRMIAGLETPTSGQLLIGDRDVTFLHPKDRKISMVFQDYALYPHMNLADNIAYPLKVRGEAEPKRHARAREVADVLKIGHLMERMPSQISGGQQQRTSLARALVYPSEVYLFDEPLSNLDAKLRLEARGFLNHLQRDMGMTAVYVTHDQAEAMALATRVAVMDAGKVVQYAPPMEVYRRPATTFVANFVGSPPMNLLPVEAMIADGALHLKADRVSVAPLPISRAVAAVLKDNSKLTLGVRPEHLSIARGGEANTVSGQLFANENMGPEKLVTLERDDAARFTARIFTDDVIALEASVTLGFSSEHIHLFDPAGARLPTDGEPV, from the coding sequence ATGGCTTCCATACGCTTCAAAAGCATCGGCAAGAAATTCGGCGAGTTCGTCGCCGTCTCGGATCTCAACCTCGAAATGCACGACGGCGAATTTGTATGCCTGCTCGGCCCTTCCGGCTGCGGCAAGACGACGACCCTGCGCATGATCGCCGGGCTGGAGACGCCGACCTCCGGCCAACTGCTGATCGGCGACCGCGACGTCACCTTCCTGCATCCGAAGGACCGCAAGATCTCCATGGTGTTCCAGGATTATGCGCTCTACCCGCACATGAACCTCGCCGACAACATCGCCTATCCGCTGAAGGTGCGCGGCGAAGCCGAACCCAAGCGCCATGCACGGGCCCGCGAAGTGGCGGATGTGCTGAAGATCGGCCACCTCATGGAACGCATGCCCTCGCAGATCTCCGGCGGCCAGCAGCAGCGTACCTCGCTTGCGCGCGCGCTGGTCTATCCGTCCGAGGTCTATCTTTTCGACGAGCCCCTCTCCAATCTCGACGCGAAGCTCAGGCTGGAGGCGCGCGGCTTCCTCAACCATCTGCAGCGCGACATGGGCATGACGGCGGTCTACGTCACTCACGACCAGGCCGAAGCCATGGCGCTTGCCACCCGGGTCGCGGTGATGGACGCTGGCAAGGTGGTGCAATACGCGCCGCCGATGGAGGTCTACCGCCGGCCCGCCACTACCTTCGTCGCCAATTTCGTCGGCAGCCCGCCGATGAACCTGTTGCCCGTGGAGGCGATGATCGCCGACGGCGCGCTCCACCTGAAAGCGGATCGGGTTTCCGTCGCGCCGTTGCCGATCTCACGCGCGGTTGCCGCAGTGTTGAAAGACAACAGCAAGCTGACCCTCGGTGTTCGCCCCGAACATCTGTCGATCGCGCGCGGCGGAGAAGCAAACACTGTCTCCGGCCAGCTTTTCGCCAACGAGAATATGGGGCCGGAGAAGCTGGTTACGCTTGAGCGGGACGATGCGGCGCGCTTTACCGCCCGCATCTTCACCGACGACGTGATCGCGCTCGAAGCGAGCGTGACGCTCGGTTTTTCCTCCGAACACATCCATCTCTTCGATCCGGCCGGAGCCCGGCTCCCGACAGATGGGGAACCGGTCTGA
- a CDS encoding FKBP-type peptidyl-prolyl cis-trans isomerase, producing MTEVKNGDVVRIHYTAKLADGTAVESSQGREPLEVQVGAGQIIPGLDREISGMTIGETNTVAIPAEEAYGPHDEAQVQTVPRSVVPDGVEIGTRLQATTADGRQLAFTVTSVDDDQVTVDSNHPLAGQDLVFDVTVVEVVDG from the coding sequence ATGACCGAAGTCAAAAACGGCGATGTCGTTCGCATTCACTACACTGCCAAGCTGGCAGACGGCACTGCAGTCGAATCCTCCCAGGGTCGGGAGCCGCTCGAAGTCCAGGTGGGCGCAGGCCAGATCATTCCCGGGCTCGACCGCGAGATCAGCGGTATGACCATCGGCGAGACGAACACGGTAGCCATTCCCGCCGAGGAGGCTTACGGCCCGCATGATGAGGCCCAGGTGCAGACGGTGCCGCGTTCCGTGGTTCCCGATGGGGTCGAGATCGGGACCAGGCTCCAGGCAACCACCGCGGATGGCCGTCAGTTGGCGTTCACCGTTACCAGCGTCGATGACGACCAGGTGACGGTGGACTCCAACCATCCGCTCGCCGGGCAGGATCTCGTTTTCGACGTCACCGTCGTGGAAGTCGTCGACGGTTAG
- a CDS encoding nutrient deprivation-induced protein encodes MNNEPSGRTSGDPLRVPASQGVDDGYGAQTGGETDRNLQQAVREDLNDVREFADEQAEQAREAASRAAEHEKNVAARQLSGVAMAIEKVGSELQQSDQQALGRYAQQIGTSLRGFARDIEGRDLGEVAGMAEDFGRRQPLAFLGIAAIAGLTASRFLTASAQRRPRRTVSQPSSAPDPASGRPSEGGWNFEEDQYNG; translated from the coding sequence ATGAACAATGAACCAAGCGGCCGGACCTCCGGCGATCCATTGCGGGTGCCTGCCTCGCAAGGTGTCGACGACGGCTACGGTGCACAAACCGGTGGCGAAACAGATCGCAACCTGCAACAGGCCGTGCGTGAGGATCTGAACGACGTCCGGGAGTTCGCCGATGAGCAGGCCGAGCAAGCCCGGGAAGCTGCAAGCCGCGCCGCCGAGCACGAGAAGAACGTCGCAGCACGCCAGTTGAGCGGCGTCGCAATGGCCATTGAGAAAGTCGGCTCCGAGCTTCAGCAGTCGGATCAACAGGCGCTTGGCCGCTACGCGCAGCAAATCGGCACGTCGCTCCGCGGCTTCGCACGCGACATCGAGGGTCGCGACCTCGGCGAAGTTGCGGGGATGGCTGAAGACTTCGGCCGCAGGCAGCCGCTCGCGTTTCTCGGGATCGCAGCGATTGCGGGCCTGACCGCCAGTCGATTTCTGACCGCCTCGGCTCAACGCCGCCCTCGCCGAACCGTTTCCCAACCGTCCTCCGCACCAGACCCAGCAAGTGGTCGGCCAAGTGAAGGCGGGTGGAATTTTGAGGAGGATCAATACAATGGCTAG
- a CDS encoding phage holin family protein: protein MASHRDDRPLSELMTGLVTDISGLFRKEIDLAKTEASETLNRATGGLETLLVGLIFAIGAIGVLLSAVVQGLAAFFVTRGMTEPNAEALSAAIVGVVVGLLSWAMISRGLSTMKGSSLKLDRTTASLQRDVDVFKEQVR from the coding sequence ATGGCTAGCCATCGGGACGACCGCCCCTTATCGGAACTGATGACCGGTTTGGTGACGGATATATCCGGGCTTTTCCGCAAGGAAATCGATCTGGCAAAGACCGAGGCGTCCGAGACGTTGAACCGGGCGACAGGCGGCCTCGAGACGCTTCTTGTCGGCCTCATCTTCGCGATCGGCGCCATTGGCGTGCTGTTGAGCGCGGTGGTCCAGGGACTGGCGGCGTTTTTCGTGACGCGAGGCATGACCGAACCGAACGCCGAAGCACTATCGGCGGCCATCGTCGGCGTCGTCGTGGGGTTGCTCTCCTGGGCAATGATTTCGCGCGGCCTGTCGACGATGAAAGGCAGCAGCCTCAAACTCGACAGGACGACAGCCTCCCTGCAGCGCGACGTGGACGTGTTTAAGGAGCAAGTGCGATGA
- a CDS encoding CehA/McbA family metallohydrolase, whose protein sequence is MLKCNLHLTPVDKARSPYFYVPFDVPAGTTRLDVTMRYEGAGDCIIDLGCADPRFGDFPSEQGFRGWSGGARDRFFVATDDATPGYVHGEMPAGTWRVILGLYRVPEHGVDVELAFAFDDAPRLHMSQPQRPRPVREGAGWYRGDLHCHTFHSDAKGSPELLHAAAKQAGLDFLAVADHNTITQRRYFHAHSSPELVFVRAMEVTTADGHANVFGVNDWIDFRMTRREDAHKLSGIVHEKGGLLSINHDKPTIPWDYDLPQIDCMEVWQQAWFARNWISLRRYQERLASGRKLSAIGGSDYHQPARLQPEGPFALARPTTVLWLPELSEDAVLAAMKAGHGYVTESPRGPHLALTVDAAPMGWTVHSIVSGGRAEAHVMGAAGDFLAWYDASGEIARMPIDGVDQKLTLEAAPQKFLRCEILAHASHAALVEEFRAAVGDGPLPWGLTEAELEAEPLRRAISNPVYFAP, encoded by the coding sequence ATGCTGAAATGCAATCTGCATCTGACACCGGTCGACAAGGCGCGCTCGCCCTATTTCTACGTGCCTTTCGACGTGCCCGCGGGCACGACGCGCCTCGACGTGACGATGCGCTACGAGGGGGCGGGCGACTGCATCATCGATCTCGGCTGCGCCGATCCGCGGTTTGGCGATTTCCCGAGCGAACAAGGCTTCCGCGGCTGGAGCGGCGGCGCGCGCGACCGCTTCTTCGTGGCAACCGACGACGCCACGCCGGGCTATGTCCATGGCGAGATGCCCGCCGGTACCTGGCGCGTGATACTGGGGCTCTACCGGGTTCCCGAGCACGGGGTAGATGTCGAGTTGGCCTTCGCATTCGACGACGCGCCGCGCTTGCACATGTCGCAACCGCAACGCCCGCGCCCCGTTCGCGAAGGTGCCGGCTGGTACAGGGGCGACTTGCACTGCCACACCTTCCACTCGGATGCCAAAGGCAGCCCGGAACTCTTGCACGCCGCGGCGAAACAGGCAGGGCTCGATTTTCTCGCCGTGGCCGACCACAACACCATAACCCAGCGACGCTATTTCCATGCCCACTCTTCGCCGGAGCTCGTCTTCGTGCGTGCCATGGAAGTGACCACGGCCGACGGCCACGCCAACGTCTTCGGCGTCAACGACTGGATCGACTTCCGCATGACCAGGCGCGAGGACGCGCACAAGCTGTCTGGGATCGTGCACGAGAAGGGCGGATTGCTCTCGATAAACCACGACAAGCCGACCATCCCCTGGGATTACGACTTGCCACAGATCGACTGCATGGAGGTCTGGCAGCAGGCCTGGTTTGCCCGCAACTGGATATCGCTGCGGCGCTATCAGGAACGGCTGGCATCGGGCCGTAAGCTGTCGGCCATCGGCGGCAGCGACTATCACCAGCCGGCCCGCTTGCAGCCGGAGGGGCCGTTCGCGCTCGCCCGTCCGACAACGGTTCTGTGGCTGCCGGAACTCTCGGAGGATGCCGTGCTCGCAGCGATGAAGGCGGGGCACGGCTACGTCACCGAAAGCCCTCGCGGCCCGCACCTCGCGCTGACGGTCGACGCCGCTCCGATGGGATGGACTGTTCATTCAATCGTTTCTGGCGGCCGCGCCGAGGCGCATGTCATGGGCGCGGCCGGCGATTTCCTGGCCTGGTACGACGCCAGCGGCGAGATCGCGCGCATGCCGATCGACGGGGTTGACCAGAAGCTCACGCTCGAGGCCGCCCCGCAAAAATTCCTGCGCTGCGAAATCCTGGCCCATGCCAGCCATGCCGCACTCGTCGAGGAGTTTCGCGCGGCAGTGGGTGATGGCCCCCTTCCCTGGGGCCTGACCGAAGCGGAGCTCGAGGCCGAGCCGCTGCGCCGCGCAATTTCCAATCCCGTCTATTTCGCGCCGTAG
- a CDS encoding arginase family protein, translated as MTASEPRAREIPRYAIIEAPSVLGLFPRGVETLPDALLGAGLSDRLGARRAGRVVPPAYDERRDPATMLLNPKGLTQYASVLADAIELVLGQGEFPVVLGGDCSILLGCSLATRRRGRSGLLFLDGHADFYQPDAEPAGEAASMELALVTGHGPEIVTNLEGRIPLVREEDVFVLARRDGEEAERQGSQRIEDTAIGMIDLAAVRKIGLEASTTRALQRLASTDVDGFWIHLDADVLDDAIMPAVDYRMPGGLQWHELTTILKAALATGRARGIDITIFNPRLDRDGSITRRFVDALGKGLT; from the coding sequence ATGACGGCCAGCGAGCCTCGGGCAAGGGAAATCCCGCGTTACGCAATCATTGAGGCCCCCTCGGTGCTCGGTCTCTTCCCGCGGGGTGTGGAAACGCTGCCCGATGCCCTGCTTGGCGCGGGGCTATCGGATCGACTGGGTGCGCGCCGCGCCGGCCGCGTTGTGCCGCCCGCCTATGACGAGCGGCGCGATCCGGCGACCATGCTCCTGAACCCGAAAGGCCTTACGCAATATGCAAGCGTGCTTGCCGATGCCATTGAGCTCGTTCTCGGACAGGGAGAGTTCCCGGTCGTACTCGGCGGGGACTGCTCGATCCTGCTTGGCTGCAGTTTGGCGACCCGTAGAAGAGGCAGATCCGGCCTTCTCTTCCTCGACGGACACGCAGATTTCTATCAACCCGATGCGGAGCCTGCCGGCGAGGCGGCGTCGATGGAACTCGCGCTGGTGACGGGGCATGGGCCGGAGATCGTCACTAACCTCGAGGGCCGCATTCCCCTGGTGCGGGAGGAGGACGTTTTCGTATTGGCGCGGCGCGATGGGGAAGAAGCCGAGCGCCAGGGCAGCCAGCGGATCGAAGACACCGCCATCGGCATGATCGATTTGGCTGCGGTTCGCAAAATCGGCTTGGAGGCGAGCACAACGCGTGCGCTTCAGCGGCTCGCTTCGACCGATGTCGATGGTTTCTGGATTCATCTCGATGCCGACGTGCTGGACGACGCGATCATGCCGGCGGTGGACTATCGCATGCCGGGCGGATTGCAGTGGCATGAATTGACGACGATCCTCAAAGCCGCGCTTGCCACGGGACGGGCACGCGGGATCGACATCACCATCTTCAATCCAAGACTGGACAGGGACGGGTCGATCACACGACGCTTTGTCGATGCCTTGGGAAAGGGATTGACCTGA
- a CDS encoding DUF3618 domain-containing protein: MNESLHTHSSAELQREIEADRQRIEEKLHAIQERMSPGQLMDEMLEYARTSGGAEYLSNLGVALKANPIPVALMGVSLAWLLANPGSRAPGLKDDDDGADDYPLATVTGSIRRVGPVEASFGERYSHFTDESGSRFRALTDTADRRAGHFVDPSGNVFRGFADATGKQIEDIRNEAGALFDEASGWASSTWRQMSATAGRLSGSLADTGKSLAGRAQDTGRSLQEEGAHLNAAILKHFRDQPLVGGALAFAVGAAIGAALPHTEAEDEAIGKAADDVRSNLSARTTAAVGDAIATGQEILEKTSDAMLEAHDAARERLRESSRE; encoded by the coding sequence ATGAACGAATCTCTCCACACACATTCGTCTGCCGAGCTGCAACGAGAGATCGAGGCTGATCGCCAACGAATTGAAGAAAAGCTCCACGCCATCCAGGAACGCATGTCCCCGGGACAGCTGATGGATGAAATGCTCGAATATGCCAGGACGAGCGGCGGAGCCGAATATCTCAGCAATCTCGGTGTCGCGCTCAAGGCAAATCCGATCCCCGTTGCCTTAATGGGGGTAAGCCTCGCCTGGCTGCTCGCCAATCCGGGATCCCGCGCGCCGGGATTGAAGGATGACGATGACGGTGCGGACGACTATCCGCTCGCGACCGTGACGGGTTCCATAAGGCGCGTCGGACCTGTAGAGGCAAGCTTCGGCGAGCGCTATAGCCACTTCACGGATGAAAGCGGCAGTCGCTTCAGGGCCTTGACGGACACGGCCGATCGTCGGGCGGGCCACTTCGTCGACCCAAGCGGCAACGTCTTTCGCGGCTTTGCCGACGCAACGGGGAAGCAGATCGAAGACATACGCAACGAGGCCGGTGCCTTGTTTGACGAGGCGTCCGGTTGGGCATCGAGCACATGGCGGCAGATGAGTGCCACGGCCGGTCGCCTGTCCGGCTCCCTTGCGGACACCGGCAAGTCCCTCGCAGGCCGTGCGCAAGATACCGGCCGATCGCTGCAAGAGGAGGGCGCACATCTCAATGCGGCTATCCTCAAGCATTTCCGCGACCAGCCGCTGGTCGGCGGCGCCTTGGCCTTCGCGGTCGGCGCGGCAATTGGGGCCGCGCTGCCCCACACCGAGGCCGAGGACGAGGCGATCGGTAAGGCCGCTGACGACGTGCGCAGCAATCTCTCGGCGAGGACGACTGCGGCAGTCGGGGATGCGATCGCGACAGGGCAGGAGATCCTGGAAAAGACCAGCGATGCCATGCTTGAAGCGCACGACGCCGCCAGGGAGCGGCTGCGCGAGTCGTCCCGGGAATGA